The Festucalex cinctus isolate MCC-2025b chromosome 12, RoL_Fcin_1.0, whole genome shotgun sequence genome segment taactaaaactaactataattatagcaaacatgtccatcgttttagtctttggtattaATTGAATGCcttagcctttggggatgattttaaatatgattttaagtagatttattttggtattaaccggaataatgatgtttaaaagtatgtcacacagaagtgacgtattcgagcagcagccaatagaaaagcaccttcagatgatgttgctcccatggtgtttcttttttaaatattgcgcacaagtaaaacacatttttttaaaaacaaaaaaacaaaaacaaaacatactaatactgaaactaacaaggtaaactaaaactaagcatttttttttaaagaactaaacaaataaaaactaacagaaccaccctgaaaactaataaaaactagctaaaatgaaaaattccaaaactataataaccctactgccatattaaaaataaatcggtttatatactgtagcatttttctaaatatgcaaaagcacaaataactttttttatacaatttttaggaccaaACACAACTTCTCTTCAtaatattatgtggcccttgcgtccttctgattttctgtatgtggccctcaaatgaaaaagtttggacatccctgttTTAGACGTTTCCCATGTTCAACACAGcttattcatatttaagctcatcagcaagctctgcaggaagctgataattatcgtgatcattgaatcaggtgtgttggaatagaagaaaccctgaaaaaaatgcaggactcaggccctcgaggaccggatcttgacgcATGTGAATTAACCCTGTAACAACAAACTCCCACGCACCGGCCTTTTTGTTGACGGAAACCATTACGTGAAGTATGGTTCAAaatgattacaaaaatatgtttacaaACTGATAGTCGGACAGTGCTAAAATTAAATTAGCTCCTCCATTTTGCTGGATAGCCCACTGTGTAGCGTGCCCTTCGTTAATTGGCTAATCAACGAAACTTTAGCTGATTGGTTGCAGGCACCGGCGACAGCGACAaaagttgaacatttttcaaCTTTCTAGAATCGCGTCACAGGCGTCCACCTCTACGTGTACGAGCGCTAAATTTCACATGCACAATCTCGCGTCGGCCAGGGGGAGGCGATTCTCGCCTTGTCGCCCTGCTTCCATAGGAAATGAATTGAGAGTGACGTTTCCTCCTTTGTAAGGTGCCCATAACCTTGCCATTCTAAGATAACCTTTGTCATCAActtgtgtatttatttcagtGTATCAGAAGAAGGTCTTAGATTTGCTGGGTGAGCTTCGCAATGAGTCTAAACATACACAACCTGCCCCTTCGGCCATTCACACCATGGAGACCATGGAAGATTTTGAGAGAGAGGAGCAACATCTCTGTGAAAAGCAAGCCTTTGATGCCCTGGTAggtttttgaaataaaaaaatatatggactTTGTCATAACACAATGCAGTGCTCTCAGACCGTTACACCACTCTGTAGAGTGTCACGCACGTTTTCCAACAGGTGCTGCAACTTGCAAGAATTGGGGGAAAAGATACCAAGGACTGTGTCAACAAAATCCTTGACAAGTACGTTTGTAGTTTTTACCTTTCAGTGGGGCTGCCAAGAATAGTCGATTAGTCATGACGACGTCGACGATCAAAACCGTTGAAAATTAATACGTATAGGGGATGAGtcgtttatatgtatttatatgtaaatgtatttgacGTTTTTTCTATATATACACAACTACTGGTGATTagtcaactgaaaaaaaaatagtcgttTGTGGCAGCCCTACTTATTAAACACATTTGCATTATGAGTTTCTGATCCTTCTCTAGTAGTAGCATAAAATAATGTCTGAACTGTTTCAACAATTTTCATCTATTATGACTAATTGTATAGACCAGCTCGGCTTATGAACTGTGTAATGTTTCTAAATATATCACTGACATTGATTTATAagtatcatttatttttttaaggctcTTCACGAATGGTCTGATGGCAAAATTTAATATGAAGGGGAAGGGGAAAAAGGGCAAGAAGCCTTTGGAGAAGACTCACGTTTATAAAGCAATACAAGGTAAGGCCAACTAATGTTGAAAAAAGAAAGCACCATAGCTACCTTTAACATTTACTATAATATTTAGGCAACCTatatttgagttgcattttatgtatgaaaagtgctacatatagtttgaatttgttttgatatttgcaGTCAAACATGGGGATGGTGTATGACTGCAGATTGCCGCCATTCACTTGAATTGTCTTTTCTACTTGTGCAGATGGCGTCATGAAGTTTGATGCTACAGCAACGGAGGGCTACATAAGGCATTGTGCCTCTCAACACTTGAAACATGCACCACAACGACAGGGAGGTGGAGGTTTTTCATCACTGACAAACAGCGCAGCGGAGCCTGTTTTACTACAGTtcaattcaaatgaaaaaatgagAAGAGATTGAATTGTTGTTCATTAGTAAATTATAGATACATTAAGTTATTTCAgtttatttaagtaattttgatCAGTCTAAATCCCATTGGATTGTTTTTGTCTTAATTGAAACGTGGCTATCCTTGGTTATACAAttacacaaaagtcaaaattttaatTGTCAGTTCCAGATATGGAAAGGCTTTGTGTATTGTTGCTGTCACGCCcagactgttttactgaattatgaaaacatgaaaaaaaataagtatcgTATCGCtttaatttgttttgatttatgcAGTCCAACATGGGGATGGTGTATGACGGTGTATCGTAACGCATTcacctaaaatgtacaatcaggtGCTGAAAACGCATTTGGAGGCATAAAAAGCTCACAATAAtaggtgtttttccaccaacaatcccagcaactttgagttctgggtaaagggagttcttggttgtaaaagttcagcagggaatttagagtTGTGCTTCCCAGCTGTCTtagagttctcggtaattaattcaaatgagtttgattgagcccagctaatgtaaaaacaacgccccctcaaagttcctgcctggctcagcaacaCCCTGCTGCTGAGGTAGTACTTGGATGTCCCCTGAGGAATTTATtatttgttggtggaaaaacgcgcaaactgaattttacctaGGTAacctgaaaagttctccaaaagttccggtGGTGGAACCTAATGGCTctcaaacctcaaccaaacgttgtggactcaaatatcttgctctatttagtttattataacatccggattatgattctactattaccgtaatttccggactaaaagatgcacctgattataagccgcacccagtacatttctacagaaaaaaaaaagtgttttgtacaTACCTAAGCcccacctgactataagccgcatttgcgcacattgaaacatgagatatttacaaagaaagacggtacacaaagagttttcaaaagtttaataatataccttagcatTTCTTTCCaaatagtagtaatagtaaAAGTAGTAATACAGCACGAACAGGGCTGGTTAAACAAACATACCGGTAAACGTCAATGAGAGCCGTCTTCATCTTCCTCCTGTGCACTGAAACCCTGGAAGTCTTCCTCCTCAGTGTCGGATTGGAATAGCGTCAGATATTTTTTGCCACACACTTTCTCAGTCTCTCTTTCGTTGTCGCTGTCAGTGTCACTCTCATCCTGAGGCAAATTCACTCCTGAGCTTGTGCTGTCCTCTCCGTCACGCAGTAGACCGGCTTTTCGAAATGTTTCCACCGGCAGACTTGTGCAAAAGTTGCTCTTCGCATGCCAGGCCAGTTTTGGTAAATGATTTCTCGCCGCTGGTCAATCAAACCTCCCATTCAACTCGGAGGACCTCTTCAAATGCACGATTCATACTAATGTCAAGTGGCTGCAAATACTTTGTTGTGCCCCCAGGAATCACAGCTGGAATGGAGTTTGTCCTCTTGATGGCTGCTTTCACAGAATCTGTAATGTGGGCCCTCATGCTGTCCAAAACGAGGAATGCTTtttttctatgaaaaaaaaaaaaaaaaatcctcctggTTGCTTGCCATAACACTCGGTCaaccattctttcattaggctCTCTACCATCCACTCTTTCATGTTAACTTTCAGGACAATGTCTTTCGGGAGGTTTTCTTTTGGCATAGTAATCCGCTTAAAAATGACCATTGGTGGAAGCTTCAGTCCGGATGCAGTGCAGCCCAAAACACAGGTGAACTGCATCCTCTCACAGCCAGTTGTTTTCAGTGTGACAGatgcttcatctttctttttgatGGTCCTGGTGAGAGGCAGATCAAACTTCAGAGGCACCTCATCCATATTTATGATGTCGTCGGGTCAGATGGAATTCTCTGCTATCTTTGAATGAATTTGTGAAAATTTGCGACTTGTTCCTCATAGTCGGGAGGGAGTTGCTGACACAGACTTGTCCGTGTCCTGATGGACAGCCCTTTTTGTTTCATAGATCTAAGACACCACAACACTCCTCTTTTGAAATCCTCAAATGTCTTTTCGGTGGCGATTGTTTTTGCTTTCAGTCTGATCTGCACAGTAGAAACACCTCGGCCATCTGCTCTCTGTGTGTTCACCCAGTCTTCAAGAATGTTTTCCAGTTCGGGCCACCTTCTTTTATTACCTCTGAAAGCTTTTCTCGTCTTTTTACATTGCTCCAATTCTTCCCGCTGCAGTTTCCAGCGTCTCACCATTGACTCATTTATGCCAAGTTGACGTGCTCTGTTTCCTTCTTTATCGGCCAGCTCGATTGCAGTAACCGGCAATTACGGTAATTTGATGGGGCACATGttcattttgaagattttgacagattCACCTCAGATGTACAATCAGGCATCACTTCAATCACTTGTGAATCGCTTGAGACTTGTTAGTTTTGACTCAGGACTTACTTGACTCAGGACTTGTTAGTTTTGACTTGGGACTTGAGACTTACTTGACTTCGCCTCCAAAACACTGAAAAAGATCGGCGCATCGCTGAATTGGAGCAGCAAGTGGATGATTTACAGCAACATACCCGGATGAATGATGTGGTCGTTACTGGCATAAAGATTAAGCCCCGCTCGTATGCACGCGCGGTGACCACAGACATCGGGGAGCCCACTGAGTTGGAGACGCGCTCGGTAGAGCAACAGGTAACATCCTTCCTCCGAAGCAAGGGGATTGAGATGGATCCTGATCATTGAGGCATGTCACTCGCTGCCCGTGAGGAGGCTGAAACCACCAGCTGTCATTATGAGATTTGTGAACAGAAAGAACAAGGTTGCACTTCTGAAACAAGGCCGTAAACTCAAAGGCACAGACATTTATTTAAACGAACACTTGACGAGGAATGCTGAAATCGCAGGAAAGGTaagacaacttaaaaagcaagGAAAAATCCAACACACTTGGGTTACAAACTGTAAGATTTTCATCAAACTTAATGGATCTCTGGAGGATGCTAAAGTATTGGTGGTGAAGAGTATGGAAGAACTTAATAAGTACAGCTGATACCAGTGCACCCTTTGGTACAGGTACCCATCGACTCTCAATATCACATTTCATCTGAAATTCTGACTCCACCAATGAATGACTTGAACATGCTACAGAACAACCTTCATCACAAACAAAAGGACCTTGAAACATATGAATATTGCGAACATAACACATTTGATTTAATCACAGAGACTGACCCTGACAACTTTCTTTCGAACATGGTAAATGAATGtcattatttaacccaaaaacaaTTTGCAAATAGTATAAAATCTGATGGTAAACTAACGATAATACACTTTAATAGCCTAAGTATGTATAAAAATTTTGATTGTATCTCTGAGTATTtaaccctccatccatccattttcttgtccgcttattcctcacaagggtcgcgggggctgctggtgcctatctcagctggctctgggcagtaggcgggggacaccctggactggttgccaaccaatcgcaggagtATTTAACCTATTTCTCCCATCCCTTCAGTATTATAGCTATCACAGAAACCTGGTTTAACATCAGTAAAGGTATTGATTTCTGTCTAGATGGATATGAGTTAAGATACTCAAATAGAGAAAAGATTGGGGGTGGGGTGGCATTATATATACACGAAACACTGAAATTTAATGTATTAACAAATATGACGTTGACAATTGATGGAATAATGGGATGTGTGACTATAGAGATACAAAATGCTAATAAGAAGAATGTGACTGTAAgctgtatatataggacacctggTTCAAGCATTTCAGTATTTAATGATTGGATGGTTCaattgttttccatccatccatccatccattttcttgaccgcttattcctcacaagggtcgcgggggctgctggcgcctatctcagctggctctgggcagtaggcggggtacaccctggactggttgccaaccaatcgcagggcacacagagacgaacaaccatccacactcacacgcacacctatggacaattcggagtgcccaattaacctgccatgcatgtcttcggaatgtgggaggagaccagagtacccggagaagacccacgcgggcacggggagaatatgcaaactccacccaggaaggtccgagcctggactcgaaccggagacctcagaactgggaagcggacgtgctaaccactcgactaccgtgccgccaattGTTTTCCACAGTAAGCCAAAAACCATTGTTCCTTTGTGGTGATTTCAACATTGACTTGTTGAAtccaacaaaagacaaaaatattgaTGATTTTGTGAATacaatgtacagtaaatctttatATCCCACAATAACAAAACCTAGCTGAATAACATCACACAGTGCAACAATTATTGATAATATCTTTACCAATGTTCTGGGTAACTCAACCACTAGTGGCTTGCTCTTATGTGATATTTCTGACCATTTACCTGTATTTACTGTGTTTGATTGTTATTTGAGGCGCTCAAATGTTTCCAAGAAAACGATTTATAAAAGAATAAGAAATAATCAATTAACCAAAAATTTTAACTATAGTCTTGGTCAGCAAGATTGCCGTATAGTTTATAGTGATCTTGATACGAACGGTGCTTATAGcaaatttttacatattttcattTCCCTGTATAATGAACACTGCCCAGTACAAAAAATTAGTACTAAGAATGAATATAACAGAAAACCTTGGCTCACAAAAGGAATAATTAAtgcttgtaaaaagaaaaataatctcTACAAACAGTTTATTAAGCTAAAAACATATGAAGCGGAACAAAGATATAAGACTTATAGAAATAAATTAACTGACATTATAAGAACTAGCAAGCAATTATATTATAGAAAAGctttatatgaaaataaaactaatatcaAAGCAACTTGGGATGTACTGAATAGCTTAATTAGACGAGGTTTTTCAAACTTAATATATCCTGAATACTTCACTGACAAAAATGGTGAAAATCACAATATGGTCAGTATAGTCaacagttttaatattttttttgtaaatgttggcCCTGAGTTGGCTGCTGAAATTCCAAATCATGGAGTTAATAATTGCACCTCAAACATCACACATAATCCACTGTCACTTTTCCTCTCGGCAGCGGGTGAGCAGTAAGTTACAAATGTTGTcctgaaatgtaaaaataaattctcCACAGATTGCCATGACATTGACATGTTTTTAGTTAAAGttacaagttttaaaaatgatcaccatttacaggtttcaaaaatGGGAACCAAATCAATGCCCAgggagaacaatgccaaaatgccatttttgaaacttggttTATGACCGTTTTtaacctctgaaaatttgtgggtgaaacactgtcaaatcatacttttaaaaatgtgtcttatcacttatttttattttaaagctttttcagagatttttcagtcattccaaaaaaaattttggagattcaaaagaaatttttggaaattcaaaactaattttccaccatacaaaaatgttttcagagATCCAAACCCTTATTACGAGGTTTCAAGTATTGGCAGGATTGTGATTCCATAAATAATGGCCTTGCAGATAAAGTGAGCCAACCTCCTGGTAGCCAGTGGAGGCCATCCCACTCAAGAGTACAATTCACCATCATGGGTCAAGGCCCTATTTATTAATAAACCTCAGAAGCATGTAACACAGAATCAATCTTTGTCAGACATTGATCTGAAGTATTCATCTAGATCAAATCTCCGTAAtctaaaatggataaaaatataatttaaaaaaaagttgatgtgacaagtcattttttttaatcttgcaagaaaatcaaaattcattcctgaaaaacaaaaaaaaaaaagtttgtgggtTTGTCAACATCTTTTGTCATCTAAATTACTCCTTACATAAAAATATCAGTCAAAAAAGTCTAGCACACGCCATtccttaaaagtttttttttttttttttttacaaatatgttTAGTGACTGCAATAGTGTCTGAACACACTGTGAGATGAcaacaaaacagcatttttgtaaatatatgtctaactcattcaatcccaaaaacgtataaatacgtttttaatactttgtcctgcactcccaaaaacatataactgtttttatgctaaagcatacaaaaggctttgatgcagtttctgacctgaagaggtcacttaaagcaatgataattattacaaaaaacacccagcaggtggcagtagagtataagagataagCCAGGGACACGTTGCTAcatgctctttttgtcagtattttcaaaagatttgtgaataatgatgaaacttggctatattctgatgctaattgctgcaaaatggaaacatataaatacacttttttttcctgatgaaagaagagactcatctttcttttggtaggtttcaggtttttagtttttattaatttttttttatagcaatagaacacaatattctttgagccttgcaaaatcagtcgaaatccgGTAAAACACTGGGAGCGAAGgatgttgcttcagtcaaaatggctgggagtgattgAGTTAATGTGTGCATGTTGTGACTGTCAGAGTTATGCAAATTTAATGTGGTGTTTGGATAATTGTGCATTTAATAACATTTACCATGCTGACATAACCCTTACTTTCAATATACTGCCTCAAGCCTGCTACCCAATGACTTGGAAATAGAAacgctttaatgcagcctctttCACTTCTCGTTTGTTTCAGGGGGATTCGGTCTCCTCTTCAGGAGATAAAATGCATCCTCTAGtgcagtggtatcaaacatacagcccgtgggccggatcaggcccgcaaaggggtttaacccggcccgcgagatgattttgtaaaaaataatttgtaatgtcggaccaattaatcagctggccacaatcatccatccatccatccattttcttgaccgcttattcctcacaagggtcgcgggggctgctggcgcctatctcagctggccctgggcagtaggcgggggacaccctggactggttgccaacaaatcgcagggcacacagagacgaacaaccatccacactcacaagcacacctagggacaatctgGAGcgaccaatcaacctgccatgcatgtctttggaatgtgggaggagaccggagtacccggagaagacccacgcgggcacggggagaacatgcaaactccacccaggaaggtccgagcctggactcgaaccggagacctcagaactgggaagcggacatgctaaccactcgactaccgtgccgcctggccacaatcaaaacatataaatttataatttcaaaagcagtcctcagatgagcaatgcaacttataTGGGGAATCGTCTTGGATGTCATTATtgtacacacaacttaaagttacggtttgtgtaattatttattttttaaatcatagaccgacataaacgttaaatacaacacaaattaattactggtaacacaatagatatgacaaggattaacataactcatttgctcccaaaaacgtataaatatgttctatttgaaatattaagtgttccaaagacgtatttatacgtttttttttatgatagagcatacagaaggctttgatccagcctctaaactgaagagaactgttgaagcaaaaaacgaccaggtggcagcggagcataagagatcaaccagggccctgttgcaacaagctgtttccccccacagttttaaacagaattgtgaatcatgataaaacttagctatattataatgctaattgctgtaaaacggaaacagaaacatacttttttttctgttgaaagaagagactaatctttcttttggtaggttccatgtttttatagcagtagaacacaatattctgtgggccttgcaaaataagtcaacatcctggaaaacagccgggagcaaagggggtttcttaagtgaaaatggtggcgagtgaatgcattaactgcgccacacaatgcattctgggaacaatatatatgcaaaacaggtagattttacACGTCCAGAatacatacaggcaaagtgttacatttgtatatttttttttggaacagtatgattacagttgagctccgtaatttagggctagcccacaaatagcaaaaatccgcatataattgacggcaaaagttatataccattattttaccgatccggcccacttggcaatatattttcctccatgcggcccttgagctgatatgagtttgacacccctgctctagtggGTTCAGGACCGGTGAACGGACACCAACGATGAAGTCCTTCGTGATGGCAGCGTGTTTCGTCAACGCCATTGTCTTGTTGCATGATGACGTTTCTCCCGATTAGATGCATTTTTCTGGAAAGTGccagacaaaatgttttttgtagaCTTGAGATGGAATGGGAGCCAGCTTCCTAAGACACTGTGCAAGGATAAGCTGTACACGGATGgacaaaaataacttttttttttattatgtgaaaAGGTGCATTACAGTACATGTTCACTCCACTGACGTCAGGGCATCTCTTTTTTGCCTCTACTTTGGAGGTGTGAAGAAAAATTGTAGCATCATTTTAACTGCAGCAGCACctgtatgagagagagagagagagagagagagagagagagagagagagagagagagagagagagagagagagagagagagagagcaagagcaaGAGCAAGAGCAAGAGAGCGAGAgcaagagagcgagagcgagagcgagagcgagagcgagagcgagagcgagagcgagagcgagagcaaGAGCAAGAGCAAGAGAGCGAGAAGTTCTCAACTACCAGTGGTGTAATTCGGATATGCAGCACGTAAACAGGAAAAAGCAATGGGATTTGATATCTTCATAGTAGGATCAGGCCTTTTGTGGCCAATGTGGACTAAAAGTAAAGATATAGTCAATTCCCGCACACTTACGGCTACACACACGGAGATTCTCATAATAGCGAAtttaacataaataaatttgtgactCGCTCTGGCTAAAGGGCGCAGATTTTTACAAAGGCATATAAATACATGGGgtttccattttgaaatttcTCTGAAAACACCCTCAAAGGGGAAGCCTAtctaaaaaatgttctttacagtatggcaaaagggtcctcatgtaaaaaaatgaatcaaaattgagatattcATATTAGAGTTAGACCTATATGccaaaaagccataatcagcaatattaaaacaacaaaaggcttgcaatatttcagttgatttgtaatgaatccagaatgtatggcatttttgcttatttaattgcattacacaaaataaaggactttatcacaatattctaattttctgagacagtcttgtattggcatcaaaattttgaaaaaatacaaactacagctcttaattttttttggggtgggggggggggatttcaaAGCATatttttattgagcaacttttagggttagtaaaatatttatttatttatttatttattttaatcttagtcaatatttttaaaatcaagtccCGGGATCTCCCAGGGCAGTAGCATATTTTCAAAagttcaattaaaaacaattgtttctCCACTAAAtaatgtattgcaaaatttcaaaataattacatttttacttgtcttagttttaatttcaaacaaaaacaaaaggtgcagcgtgttcccagggtcagcagcatcttagaaaatttatttttattattttaaatttaaattagttccctgaagttaacactttaaaaaaaatggaagtattatcagccatatgattcttcaaaatggccgatgctgaTATTCGTCAGAATGCTGAACATctgcgccgataatcggtctatacCTAAATCATATATTCTAGTTCTACACTTATTTCCttttaaaatgatgtataatacatggatgtacctcaaaaattgacaaatttACAGCAATTTTACtgttggaaggttgaaatcACAAGTTTTGAGAAAAACAGGTTTAAAGTTTTTGGTCCTTCtttcatctttcaaatgtccacagCAACCAGTACTTTAGGgaaaatattaaccagaatttttttttaggaactgttaaaatatcagtgaaaagtcaattccaatcaCAGCTAAGGAAATCatccgagatttgaaccctttaaaagttttggaagtttgacctctcaagagatgaaatcagcctcaactttgaagatcacattcagctCACAATTCATCTTTTGAGGCATCAGcaaaagtttgcttattttattgttgctccttgtgctATTTTCTGGCTTAAATGAGGCCATATTACTGCAGTGGGAAATTAGATTTCATAATTTTGCATGAATTAAAAGATCATTTGCCATTTGGTGTGGCCTGTGACAAGTCAGTCTATGGATGTTATGTCTCAAATGTATTTGGTCACATTAAGAACATGAAAGTGTTTTGATGGTtcatcagtttttttgttttttttgtttttgcaagtcACTGCAAAAATGTGCTGCAtgcattctattttttattttttttatactacttGGCTATATAATAACACTGATAATTAACAGAAAAGGAtggaaacttcttttttttctctgatgaaAGTGTCTAATCGTTTGGTATATTCCATGtttatatagcaatagaacaatattctgtgtgcctgataaaataagtcaaaatccagtaaaacagctgctATTGAAGGGGGAATGACAATGGCTCCAATGAAAATGGGTGGTATTCagagttaatattgcatttatggAATAAGAGTTAAGCGTCAAAATTATTGCCTACTCAACTTGGCTAGGTCGCCATTTAATTCTTTTGAATTGAAAGATGCATCAGACGTACTATTTTCATCTTAAACTTGAAATAATGAGATGCGT includes the following:
- the LOC144031129 gene encoding uncharacterized protein LOC144031129 isoform X4, which gives rise to MRSSRPRSQYGDVLRNTGQPRPDRSHHSDLTSPPYHRPKHDAETDGKWTFPLPWGVYQKKVLDLLGELRNESKHTQPAPSAIHTMETMEDFEREEQHLCEKQAFDALVLQLARIGGKDTKDCVNKILDKLFTNGLMAKFNMKGKGKKGKKPLEKTHVYKAIQDGVMKFDATATEGYIRHCASQHLKHAPQRQGGGGFSSLTNSAAEPVLLQFNSNEKMRRD
- the LOC144031129 gene encoding uncharacterized protein LOC144031129 isoform X3, giving the protein MSINENELQNSSKVELKLGCRMEDPNEGSSNSKAAMQSKSGFTSRSRQSGGSRRTGRSRSRSRQSGGSMRSSRPRSQYGDVLRNTGQPRPDRSHHSDLTSPPYHRPKHDAETDGKWTFPLPWGVYQKKVLDLLGELRNESKHTQPAPSAIHTMETMEDFEREEQHLCEKQAFDALVLQLARIGGKDTKDCVNKILDKLFTNGLMAKFNMKGKGKKGKKPLEKTHVYKAIQDGVMKFDATATEGYIRHCASQHLKHAPQRQGGGGFSSLTNSAAEPVLLQFNSNEKMRRD